One Cricetulus griseus strain 17A/GY chromosome 5, alternate assembly CriGri-PICRH-1.0, whole genome shotgun sequence genomic window carries:
- the LOC103163790 gene encoding NADH dehydrogenase [ubiquinone] 1 alpha subcomplex assembly factor 4-like isoform X2 codes for MGARVSHAMRNFNLENRTEREISRTKPSTAPKHTSTHDLLREQLSQHPEIKKFFRKDKLLSLLKDVYVESKDPVSSLPVKDVEIWQEPKEFRLPIGHHVDKNVVNIPKGKISVVEALTLLNNHKLFPKMWTAEKIAQEYHLELKDVNSLLKYFVTFEVKIFPPEDRKAIHQNEENHNNFLYVLPSSVLVFSVLNYISYCEPSVPNLSAV; via the coding sequence ATGGGAGCTCGTGTGAGCCACGCCATGAGGAACTTCAACCTGGAGAATCGCACGGAGCGGGAGATCAGCAGGACCAAGCCCTCCACGGCTCCCAAGCACACGTCCACGCACGACCTCCTGCGCGAGCAACTGAGTCAGCACCCAGAAATCAAGAAGTTTTTTAGGAAAGATAAGCTGTTGTCATTGCTAAAAGACGTATATGTGGAGTCCAAAGATCCGGTGTCTTCCCTGCCGGTAAAAGATGTTGAAATATGGCAAGAACCAAAGGAATTTAGACTGCCGATAGGACATCATGTGGATAAGAATGTCGTGAACATTCCCAAAGGCAAAATTTCTGTTGTAGAAGCATTGACACTTCTCAATAATCATAAACTTTTTCCAAAAATGTGGACTGCTGAGAAAATTGCCCAAGAGTACCATTTAGAACTGAAAGATGTAAATTCCcttctcaaatattttgttacttttgaaGTCAAAATCTTCCCTCCTGAAGACAGGAAAGCAATacatcaaaatgaagaaaatcataACAACTTCCTGTATGTGCTCCCAAGCTCTGTCCTGGTTTTTAGTGTATTAAATTATATAAGTTACTGTGAACCGAGTGTCCCTAATTTGAGCGCTGTTTGA